The DNA sequence GCTTATCAAAACACAATAAATCAGACGTTTATATATTTTACTCATTGAATTTGGTTAAAATTTCAAGTTCAAGATAGCGGAAATATTTCAATAAGCTATTTCCCATTGTAAAAAATCCGGTAAATCCGGCCTTTCGAATCGTCCGAAACATACAATGAACCGTCAGGCCCTTGTGCCAATCCACATGGCCGATGTTGAGCATCTCCCGGACTTTTCACGACCTCAACTCCTGCAAATCCGCTGGCAAACACTTCCCATTTGCCCGATGGCAACGTGCCTTTAAATGGTACAAATACGACATAATAACCTTCCTGTGGTAAAGGTGCACGATTCCACGATCCGTGAAAAGCAATGAAAGCCCCGTTTTTATATTTTTCAGGAAACATATTTCCGGTGTAAAACAACACATCGTTTGGAGCCATATGAGCTGGAAAAGCCATTATCGGATCGTCGGCCTCCGCGCAACGGCCAGCTTTCTGTCCATCGCCACCATATTCCGGGGCAAGTACTTTTTTATTTTGAGCGCCATCGTAATAGCAATAGGGCCAACCAAAGTTTGAACCATCTTCAACCAGTAAGAATTCCTCGGCCGGAAGTTCAGCGCTTTGCTGATCGTTATACAATTCGGGATAAAACTGTGATAATTGGTCGCGTCCGTGCTGCAAGGCGTAAAGCTTATTTTCCTGATTGTTCCAGTTAATGGCCACCGCGTTGCGTATTCCCGTAGCATACCGGTAGCCGTCTTTGGCCTGATCCTGATTGGGCACATCGTCCTTAAACCGCCAGATTCCGCCGTGAAGTTCAAGTATCGGGCAGGGATCCATTCCGGGCGAACCTTTAGTCCGATCCTGAGTCTGACAGGCATTTGAAGGTGCTCCAACGGTAACATACATGTTTCCAGCCAGATCAAAGGTAATCGGTTTTGTTTCGTGTTGATTTTGGTGATCGAACCCTGTGGCTATAATTTCAGGATTACCCGTAGGCACCAATTCTCCCTCAGTAAGTTTATACCTTGCAATCAGTGTATCAGCACCAACATACACGTAACCTTTGTGCAATTTTATTCCGGTACCATCGTAAATACCATGATATTTGATAATATCAGCCTTTCCATCGCCGTTCTCATCGCGAAGGCAAACAATTCCACCGCCATTTTTGGCTTGGCTAAGCGAAACATACACATCGCCATTTTCATTCACATCCAGATGTCGCGCATGTCCCAAATTATCGGCAAAAACCAATGCTGAAAAGCCTTCGGGAAGTTTTAATTCGGCATTATTTTCTTCAGGAATTGCAGTTTTGTTTGAATTTGACTGGCATGCGGTCATAAAAATCAATCCAATTAGCCAATGAATAGTTGTCTTCATCTGTTTTTTAGTATTAGGTATTTGTCAGGCAATCAATAGCTCGTGGTCTATGTGTAAAACCGGAAACTTAACGTTTTTGTTTACACACAAACTGGAAAAGTTGAGTTTCGGAAAGGTATAAATCTGCTTAAGGCGATTATTATTGCTTCATATTTGGATGAAACTCTTCGTTTGATGTATTTTTGAGCCTTGTTTTAACGCAAGAAACCGATGAAAGGATTATATACAATTATTCTGCTGGTAATGTCT is a window from the Aquipluma nitroreducens genome containing:
- a CDS encoding PQQ-dependent sugar dehydrogenase, which translates into the protein MKTTIHWLIGLIFMTACQSNSNKTAIPEENNAELKLPEGFSALVFADNLGHARHLDVNENGDVYVSLSQAKNGGGIVCLRDENGDGKADIIKYHGIYDGTGIKLHKGYVYVGADTLIARYKLTEGELVPTGNPEIIATGFDHQNQHETKPITFDLAGNMYVTVGAPSNACQTQDRTKGSPGMDPCPILELHGGIWRFKDDVPNQDQAKDGYRYATGIRNAVAINWNNQENKLYALQHGRDQLSQFYPELYNDQQSAELPAEEFLLVEDGSNFGWPYCYYDGAQNKKVLAPEYGGDGQKAGRCAEADDPIMAFPAHMAPNDVLFYTGNMFPEKYKNGAFIAFHGSWNRAPLPQEGYYVVFVPFKGTLPSGKWEVFASGFAGVEVVKSPGDAQHRPCGLAQGPDGSLYVSDDSKGRIYRIFYNGK